Proteins encoded within one genomic window of Oryza brachyantha chromosome 7, ObraRS2, whole genome shotgun sequence:
- the LOC102712739 gene encoding ATG8-interacting protein 1, with protein MAEEMKFAEGSYVANELDMLSLASSVYTAPLFQTGFDSVYVPECGAVSNSGEGPYPGLFISDGFVFPPSEHENLPIESELVQSNNNNDEGCDEPTKEVDDRSDANLSVSGDLHFANGTTVPDLVPPEIHAEQEKDNTNINCDLPCEGWLRRKSNCLSQRIKGMTTVCTIVAAGALMGFVIIGQRWQQDKLHLHHFQFNIGTEGVHRIVGIFSRCKDALPSSQQLKSLIPTRMLPQQPVSA; from the exons ATGGCAGAAGAGATGAAATTTGCTGAAGGGTCATATGTGGCCAACGAATTGGATATGCTCTCTCTGGCTTCATCAGTATACACTGCTCCATTGTTTCAAACAGGATTTGATTCAGTTTATGTGCCTGAATGTGGGGCTGTGAGTAACAGTGGAGAAGGCCCATATCCTGGTTTATTCATTTCTGATGGCTTTGTTTTCCCTCCAAGTGAGCATGAGAATTTGCCAATAGAATCTGAACTTGTACAATCTAATAACAACAATGATGAGGGTTGTGATGAACCAACCAAAGAAGTTGATGACAGAAGTGATGCAAATCTGTCTGTTAGTGGTGACCTGCACTTTGCCAATGGAACTACTGTCCCAGATCTAGTCCCACCTGAAATACATGCTGAACAAGAGAAAGATAATACAAACATAAATTGTGATCTTCCTTGTGAAGGGTGGTTGAGAAGGAAATCGAATTGCCTATCTCAACGTATAAAAGGAATGACAACAGTCTGCACTATCGTGGCAGCTGGTGCTTTGATGGGCTTTGTCATAATAGGTCAGAGGTGGCAGCAGGACAAACTGCACCTTCATCATTTTCAGTTCAATATCGGCACTGAG GGAGTGCATCGAATCGTTGGAATATTCAGCCGTTGTAAGGATGCGCTCCCCAGTAGTCAGCAGCTAAAGTCTCTGATTCCAACTCGCATGCTACCTCAACAGCCGGTGAGCGCCTGA
- the LOC102712459 gene encoding cytochrome P450 709B1-like, whose product MNVGLAPWGVAAAAAAVLLASWAFKAAVHLVWRPRAIARRLRAQGVGGPGYRLFSSGNLAEIRRFCGEGAGLVLDVSSHDFLPIVQPHFGKWIPLYGRIFLYWFGAQPNICLADVSMVRQVLSDRTGIYLKNVTNPHFVRLLGKGLVLTDGDEWKRHRKVVHPAFNMDNLKMMTVTMSACAQSIMSEWEAKLETKGSVIEIELNQQFEELTTDVISHTAFGSSYKEGKHVFLAQRELQYLAFSTFLTVQIPWFSYLPTKKNLKTRSLDKKVRGMLMNIIKSRLANKDIDGYGNDLLGHMLEACMPEHSESQSQLSMDEIIDECKTFFFAGNDTTSRLLTWTMFLLATHPEWQEKLREEVVTECGSEVLTGDMLNKWKLVNMFLLETLRLYSPVSLVRRRAGTNLELGGIMLPKGTLLTIPIATIHRDTNVWGEDAGEFRPKRFENGVSRAAKHPNALLSFSSGLRSCIGQDFAMLEAKVVIAMILQRFSFTLSPMYIHAPIEVITLRPKYGLPMVLKSLKL is encoded by the exons ATGAACGTGGGATTGGCGCCGTGGGgggtggccgccgcggcggcggcggtgctgctgGCGTCGTGGGCGTTCAAAGCGGCGGTGCACCTGGTGTGGAGGCCCCGCGCCATCGCCAGGCGGCTGCGGGCACAGGGCGTTGGCGGGCCGGGCTACAGGCTCTTCTCCTCCGGCAACCTCGCCGAGATCAGGAGGTTCTGCGGTGAGGGCGCCGGCCTCGTGCTCGATGTCTCCTCGCATGATTTCCTCCCAATCGTGCAGCCACACTTCGGGAAGTGGATTCCCCTCTATG GAAGGATATTCTTGTACTGGTTTGGTGCACAGCCAAATATATGTTTGGCCGATGTGAGCATGGTGAGGCAAGTACTATCGGACCGAACAGGGATTTATCTGAAGAACGTGACGAACCCTCATTTTGTACGCCTACTTGGCAAGGGGCTTGTGCTCACTGATGGTGATGAGTGGAAGCGTCACCGCAAGGTGGTCCACCCAGCATTCAACATGGACAATCTCAAAATGATGACGGTGACCATGTCTGCCTGTGCTCAATCCATAATGTCAGAGTGGGAAGCAAAGTTGGAGACAAAGGGTAGTGTCATTGAGATTGAACTGAACCAGCAGTTTGAGGAGCTCACTACGGATGTGATCTCCCACACGGCATTTGGTAGTAGCTACAAAGAGGGGAAGCATGTCTTCTTGGCACAAAGAGAGCTTCAATATCTTGCCTTCTCCACCTTCCTCACTGTTCAAATCCCATGGTTCAG CTACCTTCCGACCAAGAAAAACCTCAAGACACGGTCGCTTGACAAGAAGGTGAGGGGCATGCTCATGAACATCATCAAGAGTCGGCTCGCCAACAAGGACATAGATGGGTATGGGAATGATTTGCTCGGGCATATGTTAGAAGCATGCATGCCAGAGCACAGTGAAAGCCAATCACAACTGAGCATGGATGAGATCATTGATGAGTGCAAGACTTTCTTCTTCGCAGGGAACGACACCACCTCACGCCTGCTCACATGGACAATGTTCCTACTCGCCACGCACCCAGAGTGGCAGGAGAAGCTaagggaggaggtggtgacTGAATGTGGCAGCGAGGTGCTCACCGGTGATATGCTCAACAAGTGGAAGCTAGTCAACATGTTCCTCCTCGAAACCTTGAGGCTATACAGCCCTGTCTCACTCGTACGAAGGAGGGCTGGCACTAATCTTGAGCTTGGTGGCATCATGTTGCCCAAGGGCACACTATTGACAATCCCAATAGCCACGATTCACCGTGACACTAATGTGTGGGGAGAGGACGCTGGTGAGTTCAGGCCAAAGAGGTTTGAAAACGGGGTGTCGAGAGCGGCGAAGCACCCAAATGCACTGCTCTCCTTCTCGAGTGGGCTGAGGTCATGCATTGGACAGGACTTTGCAATGCTCGAGGCCAAGGTTGTCATCGCCATGATATTGCAGAGGTTCTCCTTCACATTATCACCAATGTATATCCATGCGCCCATAGAAGTGATCACGTTGCGTCCCAAGTACGGGCTTCCTATGGTCCTTAAGAGCCTCAAGCTCTAA